One genomic segment of Sphingorhabdus sp. M41 includes these proteins:
- a CDS encoding NADP-dependent oxidoreductase encodes MTTNRFWQLNSRPEAQDVSGALSLESEAMPELADGEVLVKAAYLSMDAGTRMWMTEREDSYQPPLELGTKMVGLVLGHIAASRHQGFAEGDLVRGFGQWAEYSVLQPELAGLVKVDDNIDDIRQHFGVLGFNGWTALWGIKETAGVKAGDNVLVSAAAGSTGVLACQVAKILGANVYGLAGGPDKCRWLEEELGITKAIDYKNDDIAAELAKVEGGINAYFDNVGGPILDAVLPNMALYGRIALCGLLAQYEGDGRGRGPEHFDQILMKRLRIEGFFSPDFADQGERLTVELKQWLDEGLIDTPFDVTDGIENVLTAYGKLFTGGNIGKVLVKI; translated from the coding sequence GTGACCACAAACCGTTTTTGGCAATTGAACAGCCGTCCCGAAGCGCAGGATGTCTCGGGCGCGCTGTCACTGGAAAGCGAAGCAATGCCGGAGCTTGCCGATGGCGAAGTGCTGGTCAAAGCGGCCTATTTGTCAATGGATGCCGGCACCCGGATGTGGATGACCGAGCGCGAGGACAGCTATCAACCGCCCCTCGAGCTGGGCACCAAGATGGTCGGGCTGGTGCTGGGCCATATTGCCGCTTCGCGTCATCAGGGATTTGCCGAGGGCGATCTGGTGCGCGGTTTCGGGCAATGGGCCGAATATAGCGTGCTGCAACCGGAATTGGCCGGACTGGTGAAGGTCGATGACAATATCGACGACATCAGGCAGCATTTCGGCGTGCTCGGCTTCAACGGCTGGACCGCGCTTTGGGGCATAAAGGAAACGGCGGGTGTGAAGGCTGGCGACAATGTGCTGGTCTCTGCCGCTGCCGGGTCCACCGGCGTGCTGGCCTGCCAGGTCGCCAAGATATTGGGCGCGAATGTCTATGGTCTGGCGGGCGGCCCGGATAAATGCCGCTGGCTGGAAGAGGAGCTCGGCATCACCAAGGCGATCGATTACAAGAATGACGATATCGCCGCCGAGCTGGCGAAAGTGGAAGGCGGCATCAACGCCTATTTCGACAATGTCGGCGGGCCGATTCTCGATGCCGTGCTGCCCAATATGGCGCTTTATGGCCGGATTGCGCTGTGCGGTCTGCTCGCCCAATATGAGGGCGACGGGCGCGGGCGGGGGCCGGAACATTTCGACCAGATATTGATGAAGCGGCTGCGCATCGAAGGGTTTTTCTCACCCGATTTTGCCGATCAGGGCGAGCGGCTGACGGTGGAGCTGAAACAATGGCTCGACGAAGGCTTGATCGACACGCCCTTCGATGTGACGGACGGAATCGAGAATGTTCTCACCGCTTACGGAAAACTGTTCACCGGCGGCAATATCGGCAAGGTGCTGGTGAAAATCTAG
- a CDS encoding MFS transporter, which translates to MSSPEPIESNAPARISELKLFLFALSTAAVVANGYYIHPLITPVAEEFGVSGATIGLAPALNQIALALGILLLLPLGDRINNRALVTIFVAGQFLAVLAMALSGSFITFVAASSLLGFVTIAPYLLPAYVTRRVGPGRIGHVTGIMASGVTLGILGSRVGGGLLGHYFGWRSAYWVGVASMVLLVILLPLIMERKRDEKPSDAVPPRYSELLRSLWPIMKSLPEVPLGGLIQALSFGLFLALWLAIGLHLPRTGYGVDTVGYLAIIAIINVLGSPYAGRFADHIGAERSRVYFSLAQLAGACLLPFAGHNLWLLVIAIIFNTIGGASVDICSRTILFSRAPEIRTRLMTIYIVIMFIGGGISSWLGAAVYEYAGWSGISIMAICYALTIMGLSLWGMRFRQANA; encoded by the coding sequence ATGAGCAGTCCCGAACCCATCGAAAGCAATGCGCCCGCCCGTATCAGCGAACTCAAGCTTTTCCTCTTCGCGCTGTCGACAGCGGCGGTGGTTGCCAATGGCTATTATATCCATCCGCTGATCACGCCGGTTGCCGAGGAATTCGGTGTCAGCGGCGCGACGATCGGGCTTGCCCCGGCGCTCAACCAGATAGCATTGGCGCTCGGCATATTGCTGCTGCTACCGCTGGGTGACCGTATCAACAACCGCGCGCTGGTAACGATATTTGTCGCCGGGCAATTTCTTGCCGTGCTGGCGATGGCTTTGTCGGGAAGCTTCATAACATTTGTCGCCGCTTCTTCGCTGCTCGGCTTTGTCACCATCGCGCCCTATTTGCTGCCCGCCTATGTGACTCGCCGCGTAGGCCCCGGACGGATAGGACATGTTACCGGGATCATGGCTTCTGGCGTGACTCTGGGAATATTGGGCAGCCGGGTCGGCGGCGGCTTGCTCGGTCATTATTTCGGCTGGCGATCAGCCTATTGGGTCGGGGTGGCAAGCATGGTGTTGCTGGTCATCCTGCTGCCGCTGATCATGGAGCGCAAACGGGACGAGAAGCCCTCTGACGCCGTACCGCCGCGTTACAGCGAACTGCTCCGCTCGCTCTGGCCGATCATGAAGTCGCTGCCGGAAGTGCCGCTGGGCGGCCTGATACAGGCGCTTTCCTTCGGACTTTTTCTGGCGCTTTGGTTGGCAATAGGCCTGCATTTGCCGCGCACTGGCTACGGTGTCGATACAGTCGGCTATCTTGCCATCATCGCCATCATCAATGTCCTCGGCTCGCCTTATGCCGGCCGCTTCGCGGACCATATCGGAGCCGAACGCTCCCGCGTCTATTTCTCTCTTGCACAGCTCGCCGGTGCTTGCCTTCTGCCCTTTGCCGGCCATAATCTCTGGCTTCTGGTGATCGCGATTATTTTCAACACCATTGGCGGAGCTTCTGTTGATATTTGCAGCCGGACGATATTGTTCAGCCGCGCACCGGAAATCAGAACCCGGCTGATGACCATCTATATCGTCATCATGTTTATCGGTGGCGGCATATCGAGCTGGCTCGGCGCGGCGGTTTACGAATATGCCGGCTGGTCGGGAATTTCGATCATGGCGATCTGCTATGCACTGACCATCATGGGACTGTCGCTCTGGGGTATGCGCTTCCGGCAGGCCAACGCCTAG